One Capra hircus breed San Clemente chromosome 29, ASM170441v1, whole genome shotgun sequence genomic region harbors:
- the LOC106501751 gene encoding interferon-induced transmembrane protein 1-like isoform X2 codes for MIKEEHEVAMLGAPQSQAPVATTVINIRSDTAVPDHIVWSLFNTIFMNWCCLGFVAFAYSVKSRDRKMVGDITGAQSYASTAKCLNIWALVLGVFLTIGSIVVLVFVFVAVYSMALEIMRNRGY; via the exons ATGATCAAGGAGGAGCACGAG GTGGCCATGCTGGGGGCGCCCCAGAGCCAGGCGCCCGTGGCGACCACGGTGATCAACATCCGCAGCGACACCGCCGTGCCCGACCACATCGTGTGGTCCCTGTTCAACACCATCTTCATGAACTGGTGCTGCCTGGGCTTCGTGGCGTTCGCCTACTCTGTGAAG TCTAGGGACCGGAAGATGGTCGGCGACATCACTGGGGCCCAGAGCTACGCCTCCACCGCCAAGTGCCTGAACATCTGGGCCCTGGTCCTGGGCGTCTTTCTGACCATTGGATCGATCGTTGTTCTTGTGTTCGTCTTCGTGGCAGTCTACAGTATGGCTTTGGAGATAATGAGAAATAGAGGCTACTAG
- the LOC106501751 gene encoding interferon-induced transmembrane protein 1-like isoform X1 produces MIKEEHEVAVLGAPQSQGPVLGAPQSQVAMLGAPQSQAPVATTVINIRSDTAVPDHIVWSLFNTIFMNWCCLGFVAFAYSVKSRDRKMVGDITGAQSYASTAKCLNIWALVLGVFLTIGSIVVLVFVFVAVYSMALEIMRNRGY; encoded by the exons ATGATCAAGGAGGAGCACGAGGTGGCCGTGCTGGGGGCGCCCCAGAGCCAGGGGCCCGTGCTGGGGGCGCCCCAGAGCCAGGTGGCCATGCTGGGGGCGCCCCAGAGCCAGGCGCCCGTGGCGACCACGGTGATCAACATCCGCAGCGACACCGCCGTGCCCGACCACATCGTGTGGTCCCTGTTCAACACCATCTTCATGAACTGGTGCTGCCTGGGCTTCGTGGCGTTCGCCTACTCTGTGAAG TCTAGGGACCGGAAGATGGTCGGCGACATCACTGGGGCCCAGAGCTACGCCTCCACCGCCAAGTGCCTGAACATCTGGGCCCTGGTCCTGGGCGTCTTTCTGACCATTGGATCGATCGTTGTTCTTGTGTTCGTCTTCGTGGCAGTCTACAGTATGGCTTTGGAGATAATGAGAAATAGAGGCTACTAG
- the LOC102180655 gene encoding interferon-induced transmembrane protein 3, with amino-acid sequence MNRTSQPLFTGAHGAVPPGYEVLKEEHEVAVLGAPQSPAPVTTTVINIRSDTAVPDHIVWSLFNTIFMNCCCLGFVAFAYSVKSRDRKMVGDITGAQSYASTAKCLNICALVLGILLSIVLIILVSTGSLMIVQAILELIQNYGGH; translated from the exons ATGAACCGCACGTCCCAGCCCTTATTCACTGGGGCCCACGGTGCGGTGCCCCCGGGCTATGAGGTGCTCAAGGAGGAGCACGAGGTGGCCGTGCTGGGGGCGCCCCAGAGCCCGGCACCCGTGACGACCACGGTGATCAACATCCGCAGCGACACCGCCGTGCCCGACCACATCGTGTGGTCCCTGTTCAACACCATCTTCATGAACTGCTGCTGCCTGGGCTTCGTGGCGTTCGCCTACTCTGTGAAG TCTAGGGACCGGAAGATGGTCGGCGACATCACTGGGGCCCAGAGCTACGCCTCCACCGCCAAGTGCCTGAACATCTGCGCCCTGGTCCTGGGCATCCTTCTGAGTATCGTCCTCATCATCCTTGTGTCCACCGGCTCCCTGATGATCGTCCAAGCAATCTTGGAGCTCATACAGAACTACGGAGGCCACTag